The Papio anubis isolate 15944 chromosome 1, Panubis1.0, whole genome shotgun sequence genome window below encodes:
- the FAAH gene encoding fatty-acid amide hydrolase 1 yields MGQYELWAALPGASGVALACCFVAAAVALRWSGRRAARGAVARARQRQRACLENMDKAAQRFRLQNPDLDSEALLALPLPQLVQKLHNGELSPEAVLFTYVGKAWEVNKGTNCVTSYLADCETQLSQAPRQGLLYGVPVSLKECFTYKGQDSTLGLSLNEGAPAECDSVVVHVLKLQGAVPFVHTNVPQSMFSYDCSNPLFGQTVNPWKSSKSPGGSSGGEGALIGSGGSPLGLGTDMGGSIRFPSSFCGICGLKPTGNRLSKSGLKGCVYGQEAVRPSVGPMARDVESLALCLRALLCEDMFRLDPTVPPLPFREEIYTSSQPLRVGYYETDNYTMPTPAMKRAVLETKQSLEAAGHTLVPFLPSNIPHALETLSTGGLFSDGGHTFLQNFKGDFVDSCLGDLVSILKLPQWLKGLLAFLVKPLLPRLSAFLSNMKSRSAGKLWELQHEIEVYRKTVIAQWRALDLDVLLTPMLGPALDLNAPGKATGAVSYTMLYNCLDFPAGVVPVTTVTAEDEAQMEHYRGYFGDIWDKVLQKGMKNSVGLPVAVQCVALPWQEELCLRFMREVERLMTPEKQSS; encoded by the exons ATGGGGCAGTACGAGCTGTGGGCCGCGTTGCCTGGCGCCTCCGGGGTCGCCCTGGCCTGCTGCTTCGTGGCGGCGGCCGTGGCCCTGCGCTGGTCCGGGCGCCGGGCAGCGCGGGGCGCGGTGGCCCGGGCGCGACAGAGGCAGCGAGCGTGCCTGGAGAACATGGACAAGGCGGCGCAGCGCTTCCGGCTCCAG AACCCAGACCTGGACTCAGAGGCGCTGCtagccctgcccctgcctcagctGGTGCAGAAGTTACACAATGGAGAGCTCTCCCCTGAGGCCGTGCTTTTCACCTACGTGGGAAAG GCCTGGGAGGTGAACAAAGGGACCAACTGTGTGACATCCTATCTGGCTGACTGTGAGACTCAGCTGTCCCAGGCCCCAAGGCAGGGCCTGCTCTATGGCGTCCCTGTGAGCCTCAAGGAGTGCTTCACCTACAAG GGCCAGGACTCCACGCTGGGCTTGAGCCTGAATGAAGGGGCACCGGCGGAGTGCgacagtgtggtggtgcatgtgcTGAAGCTGCAGGGTGCCGTGCCCTTCGTGCACACCAATGTGCCCCAGTCCATGTTCAG CTATGACTGCAGTAACCCCCTCTTTGGCCAGACCGTGAACCCATGGAAGTCCTCCAAAAGCCCAGGGGGCTCCTCAGGGGGTGAAGGGGCCCTCATCGGGTCTGGAGGCTCCCCCCTGGGCTTGGGCACTGATATGGGAGGCAGCATCcgcttcccctcctccttctgcGGCATCTGCGGCCTCAAGCCCACGGGGAACCGCCTCAG CAAGAGTGGCCTGAAGGGCTGTGTCTATGGACAGGAGGCAG TGCGCCCCTCCGTGGGCCCCATGGCCCGGGACGTGGAGAGCCTAGCACTGTGCCTGCGAGCCCTGCTGTGCGAGGACATGTTCCGCTTGGACCCCACTGTGCCTCCCTTGCCCTTCAGGGAAGAG ATCTACACCAGCTCTCAGCCCCTGCGTGTGGGGTACTATGAGACTGACAACTATACCATGCCCACCCCGGCCATGAAGCGGGCCGTGCTGGAGACCAAACAGAGCCTTGAGGCTGCGGGGCACACG CTGGTTCCCTTCTTGCCAAGCAACATACCCCATGCTCTGGAGACCCTGTCAACAGGTGGGCTCTTCAGTGACGGTGGCCACACCTTCCTACAGAACTT CAAAGGTGATTTCGTGGACTCTTGCCTGGGGGACCTGGTCTCAATTCTGAAGCTTCCCCAGTGGCTTAAAGGACTGCTGGCCTTCCTGGTGAAGCCTCTG CTCCCAAGGCTGTCAGCTTTCCTCAGCAACATGAAGTCTCG GTCGGCTGGAAAACTCTGGGAACTGCAGCATGAGATTGAG GTGTACCGCAAAACTGTGATTGCCCAGTGGAGGGCGCTGGACCTGGATGTGCTGCTGACCCCTATGCTGGGCCCTGCTCTGGACTTGAATGCCCCAGGCAAGGCCACAG GGGCCGTCAGCTACACTATGCTCTACAACTGCCTGGACTTCCCTGCAGGGGTGGTGCCTGTCACCACGGTGACTGCTGAGGACGAGGCCCAGATGGAACATTACAGGGGCTACTTTGGGGATATCTGGGACAAGGTGCTGCAGAAG GGCATGAAGAATAGTGTGGGGCTGCCCGTGGCCGTGCAGTGCGTGGCTCTGCCCTGGCAGGAGGAGTTGTGTCTGCGGTTCATGCGGGAGGTGGAGCGACTGATGACCCCTGAAAAGCAGTCATCCTGA